In Miscanthus floridulus cultivar M001 chromosome 5, ASM1932011v1, whole genome shotgun sequence, one genomic interval encodes:
- the LOC136454666 gene encoding proteasome subunit alpha type-2-like, protein MGDSQYSSLTTFSPSGKLVQIEHALTAVGSGQTSLGIKAANGVVIATEKITGIYTICGVRPFGVSLLIAGYDDNGPQLYQDVYLHNFRTTDIVGYFFSFSWKASAMGKNVSNAKTFLEKRYTEDMELDDAIHTAILTLKEGYEGQISSNNIEIGIIRADHEFKVLSPAEIKDFLEEVE, encoded by the exons ATGGGTGACAGCCAGTACTCCTCCCTCACCACCTTCAG CCCGTCGGGAAAGCTTGTGCAGATCGAGCACGCGCTCACGGCTGTCGGATCTGGGCAGACCTCGCTCGGGATCAAAG CTGCCAATGGTGTAGTCATCGCCACCGAGAAGATTACTGGGATATACACCATCTG TGGTGTAAGACCATTTGGAGTATCGTTGCTGATTGCTGGGTATGATGACAATGGCCCGCAGTTGTATCAG GATGTATACCTTCATAATTTCAGGACAACTGACATTGTTGGCTATTTCTTCAGCTTCTCCTGGAAAGCATCAGCCATGGGAAAAAATGTGTCCAATGCAAAGACGTTTCTTGAAAAGAG ATACACAGAAGATATGGAGCTTGATGATGCCATCCACACTGCAATTTTGActctgaaagaagg ATATGAGGGGCAAATTTCCTCCAACAATATTGAAATCGGAATTATTCGAGCTGACCATGAGTTCAA AGTTCTAAGCCCAGCAGAGATCAAGGATTTCTTGGAAGAGGTGGAGTAA